The following proteins are co-located in the Telopea speciosissima isolate NSW1024214 ecotype Mountain lineage chromosome 9, Tspe_v1, whole genome shotgun sequence genome:
- the LOC122640412 gene encoding 54S ribosomal protein L24, mitochondrial: MAFRSKEFFKKIIRKVGEENLAPGVKESLKKCLPDSKIVMGRAKRGIYAGRHIQFGNQVSEDGGNKTRRNWKPNVQEKRLFSYILDRHIRVKVTTHALRCIDKAGGIDEYLLKTPYQKMDTEMGLFWKAKIEKMYEELGGMDVVFFSPEDEAKFEQGFKDLKLAERAHRREARRKNYTSSGKQKQIEEGKSDASEDGTRFASDEEGTIDHTLEQRVANT, from the exons atggCGTTCAGATCAAAGGAGTTCTTTAAGAAAATAATTCGGAAGGTCGGGGAGGAGAACTTGGCACCAGGAGTGAAGGAATCACTGAAGAAATGTCTTCCAGATAGCAAGATTGTGATGGGGAGAGCCAAGAGAGGTATTTATGCTGGTCGTCACATCCAGTTTGGCAACCAGGTCAGCGAAGATGGAGGCAACAA GACAAGGCGGAACTGGAAGCCAAATGTACAAGAGAAGCGACTCTTCAGTTACATACTTGATCGACACATTCGTGTCAAGGTCACCACACATGCACTCCGCTGCATTGACAAGGCAGGTGGAATTGACGAGTACCTCCTGAAGACaccctatcagaagatggacacAGAGATGGGGTTGTTCTGGAAGGCCAAAATTGAGAAGATGTATGAAGAGCTTGGGGGGATGGATGTGGTATTCTTCTCACCTGAGGATGAAGCCAAGTTTGAGCAGGGCTTCAAAGACCTGAAACTGGCTGAGAGGGCACATCGTAGGGAGGCTAGAAGGAAGAATTACACATCATCAGGTAAACAGAAGCAGATTGAGGAAGGCAAATCAGATGCTTCAGAGGATGGGACCAGGTTTGCATCAGATGAAGAAGGAACAATTGATCATACACTGGAGCAAAGGGTTGCAAATACTTGA